The following coding sequences lie in one Rutidosis leptorrhynchoides isolate AG116_Rl617_1_P2 chromosome 4, CSIRO_AGI_Rlap_v1, whole genome shotgun sequence genomic window:
- the LOC139840408 gene encoding putative E3 ubiquitin-protein ligase XBAT31 — MGQGLSCRIQDEHGLFTAVQFGDFELVKSLVEKEPSIILQTTVYDHHSALHIAAANGQIQILSMLLEDRSMNPDSLNRHKQTPLMLAAMHGKISCLEKLIDAGANILMFDSLNGRTCLHYAAYYGHSDCVETILDAARTSHVAASWGFSRFVNIRDSKGATPLHLAARQRRSQCVHLLLDSGALVCASTGGYGFPGSTPLHLAARGGSMDCIRELLAWGADRLQRDASGRIPYMVAIKHKNDGCAALLNPSSAEPLVWPSPLKFISELNRDAKALLEQALIEANREREKTILKGTCYSLPSPSHLDTATTDDNISETSETELCCICFDQVCTIEVQDCGHQMCAQCTLALCCHNKPNPTTSSHTAPVCPFCRSNIAQLVVAKVKVNATHNEVDFYSSTKLPKLRKSRHFSEGSSSFKGLSDVPSFGKMVGRGSGRISADNECIGKP; from the exons ATGGGGCAGGGACTTAGTTGCAGAATACAAGATGAACATGGGTTATTTACTGCAGTACAATTTGGTGATTTTGAACTTGTAAAAAGTCTTGTAGAAAAAGAACCTTCTATTATTTTACAAACAACTGTATATGATCATCATTCTGCACTTCATATAGCTGCTGCAAATGGTCAGATCCAG ATTCTATCTATGCTGTTGGAAGATAGATCAATGAATCCTGATTCGTTGAATCGTCATAAACAG ACTCCATTGATGTTAGCTGCAATGCATGGAAAGATTAGTTGTCTTGAAAAGCTTATTGATGCTGGGGCTAAT ATTTTGATGTTTGATTCATTAAATGGAAGAACTTGCTTGCATTATGCTGCTTATTATGGTCATTCTGATTGTGTTGAAACAATTCTTGATGCTGCCCGGACCTCTCATGTTGCTGCTTCTTG GGGTTTTTCAAGATTTGTGAATATTAGAGACAGTAAAGGTGCAACACCTTTGCATTTAGCTGCTCGTCAAAGACGGTCACAATGTGTTCATTTGCTTTTAGATAGTGGAGCTCTTGTATGTGCCTCAACTGGTGGCTACGG CTTCCCAGGTAGTACACCACTTCATTTGGCAGCAAGAGGAGGTTCAATGGATTGCATCAGAGAATTATTGGCGTGGGGTGCAGATCGACTTCAAAGAGATGCATCTGG GAGAATTCCATATATGGTAGCTATAAAGCATAAGAACGACGGTTGTGCAGCTTTATTAAACCCATCGTCTGCAGAGCCTTTAGTGTGGCCGTCACCATTAAAATTCATTAGTGAGCTTAATCGAGATGCAAAAGCTTTGTTGGAGCAAGCTCTAATTGAAGCTAATAGGGAGAGGGAGAAAACAATATTAAAGGGTACATGTTATTCGCTACCGTCTCCATCGCATTTGGATACCGCGACAACTGATGATAATATCTCAGAG ACAAGCGAAACAGAATTATGTTGTATATGTTTTGACCAAGTATGCACAATTGAGGTCCAAGATTGTGGCCACCAAATGTGTGCTCAATGCACCTTAGCCTTGTGCTGCCACAACAAGCCCAACCCTACAACCTCATCCCATACAGCACCGGTCTGCCCATTTTGCCGAAGCAACATTGCCCAATTGGTGGTtgcaaaagtcaaagtcaacgctaCTCACAATGAGGTTGACTTTTATTCTTCTACAAAACTACCAAAACTGAGAAAATCTAGACACTTTAGTGAGGGAAGCAGTAGCTTCAAGGGTCTTTCGGATGTACCCTCGTTCGGAAAAATGGTGGGCCGTGGCTCAGGGAGGATCTCTGCGGACAACGAATGCATCGGCAAACCATAA